Within the Oculatellaceae cyanobacterium genome, the region GTCGGTGCGATCGCCATCAACTCTTACAATAGCCTGATTAGACTTCGCAATCGCTACAAAAATGCTTACTCGCAAATTGATGTTCAACTTCAACGACGCTACGACTTAATTCCTAATTTGGTAGAAACTGCCAAAGGCTACATGAGACATGAGCGTGAAACCCTAGAAGCGGTAATTACCGCTCGTAACTTAGCAATGACTGCTAACACTCGTGCAGCACGAAATCCTGGTGAAGCACAGGCAATGCAGCAGTTAGAACAAGCAGAAAATACTCTTACTGCGGCTTTGGGACGACTAATGGTTGTTTCTGAAAGCTATCCAGATTTAAAAGCAGATCAGACTATGACACGGTTAATGGAAGAGTTAACATCTACTGAAAACCGGATTGCGTTTGCACGTCAGGCGTTTAATGATGCAGTGACACTTTATAACAATCAGCGCGAAGTATTTCCTAGTAATCTGGTTGCTAATCAATTTAATTTCAATCCAGCAGAACTATTGGAAGAGGTTGCACCCGTAGTCCGGCAAGTTCCAAGGGTATCTTTCTAGTAGGAGTGTGCTTGATCAGCTAAGACGCATTTAAATTTTATATTGATAGCGAGCCAGACGCTCGCACTACATTATGAACTTCTTTGAACATCAAGACCAAGCCCGTCAGAATACCCAACGGCTAGTACTGCTATATATTTTATCGGTTATTTGTATTGTCTTTAGTATCTATAGTGCTGCATTGGTTACGTCTGGGATAATGATGTCTAAAACTCCTCGTTACCGATTCAACAATATCAGCCCACGTGTATTGCAGTATGACCCAAATCT harbors:
- a CDS encoding LemA family protein yields the protein MGLIIFLVTLLLIVGAIAINSYNSLIRLRNRYKNAYSQIDVQLQRRYDLIPNLVETAKGYMRHERETLEAVITARNLAMTANTRAARNPGEAQAMQQLEQAENTLTAALGRLMVVSESYPDLKADQTMTRLMEELTSTENRIAFARQAFNDAVTLYNNQREVFPSNLVANQFNFNPAELLEEVAPVVRQVPRVSF